In Cryptococcus gattii WM276 chromosome A, complete sequence, one genomic interval encodes:
- a CDS encoding Hypothetical Protein (Similar to TIGR gene model, INSD accession AAW41369.1), translating to MFNQNVSTQQQTGYSSQPQPMELPFPSLLSQQASGMPTSDLPLQHPSLQSLPSPRNSSHFSLESTSQTLPSIVPPGVSPSYALSPSSKALAFPQVNSNSKSTSDQAGPSKMKSSPDESSQLEKPTKKRRKKGSEADGDEKKKTRPKTGRACDACRSRKIRCDIQTDQSPGNNFGQTVCAHCRANDLECTFFLPITETRFKKKTIQPDINSELRHSPAVAQRRTSPSHSPNYENMAGEREREGPGIGRIEGPTSISFLLHTSLPANQSEAYDLRHHNSWEVLEDGNGFIRVNAPPTATGYADADPQDPTKAHNRLNKPVLSAQTMSLLVNAYFNEVAPILPIISRAEFASKSNPSPLMLYSICGLGATRRQFPKEIFTGVRGVINGILRSNDILSDARIENVQALLLLAQVGDLHAQPSAPTASASLIRTGAAIRMAQDLGLHRELSHRTESTQDLMFIELRRRIWSACVIMDRWYGAALGIPLTVDILDCDVLLPASYEIIPDVEPSKWPIELSYLGLTEHLKLSILMGRVLKTVYSPTGLKNTTDMILGQLVSDLNQWFENIPESLKFKGNSSSSVEGLLFMAFVAVQFLFWRVFMRMDYQCPQHLTFTLDISKWTQLVTWSRQALEWLDSNDSVLDTVFIYPYAATSCSLIQYHTWARRGDMEALDTLKKVKGTAMRWEGIAQPDQMSIRRKTCETMTLLYEAALKTNPSGNDKPQPSGNPTAGVQLRKEPARLIFVKDPSRPGGGFYVADSEKERASFGLGLKKGDIVLASELSSNEAKASQSTAAQPFESPSLPQGAQIMRAQAQARSAQQPFMQTHTDDLGHIIGVDGVLQNMQNVNPQLGSGELGQAMDFGYQVTHAAGDTSSVLDPSFLDSLPLSTFDWDSWSTYFDKVLPSASNSFETMQ from the exons ATGTTCAATCAAAATGTATCAACACAACAACAAACAGGGTATTCTAGTCAACCACAACCCATGGAATTACCATTCCCATCATTACTAAGCCAACAGGCGTCCGGGATGCCGACTTCCGATCTCCCTCTGCAACATCCTTCATTACAGTCTTTACCTTCACCACGGAACTCATCTCATTTCTCCCTTGAATCAACATCTCAAACTCTTCCCTCCATCGTTCCTCCAGGAGTGAGCCCCTCATATGCCCTATCACCTTCCTCTAAGGCGCTTGCATTCCCTCAAGTgaacagcaacagcaagTCCACTTCTGATCAAGCGGGCCCGTCAAAAATGAAAAGCAGCCCAGACGAGTCATCGCAACTGGAAAAGCCTACCAAGAAacgaaggaagaagggcaGTGAAGCTGATGGAGAcgagaagaaaaagacaaGGCCCAAGACTGGAAGAGCCTGCGACGCCTGT CGTTCAAGGAAAATCAGGTGTGATATTCAGACGGACCAGTCGCCAGGGAACAATTTCGGTCAGACTGTATGTGCGCACTGCAGGGCCAACGATCTGGAGTGTAcattcttccttcccatAACAGAAACCCGcttcaagaagaagactaTTCAGCCAG ATATAAATTCTGAACTTCGTCATTCACCAGCGGTGGCTCAACGACGTACATCGCCTAGTCATAGTCCCAACTATGAGAATATGGcaggagaaagagaaagggaaggTCCTGGTATTGGCAGAATAGAAG GCCCCACATCTATATCCTTTCTCCTTCACACCAGCCTCCCCGCCAATCAGTCCGAAGCATACGATCTACGGCATCATAATTCGTGGGAAGTTTTGGAAGACGGTAATGGCTTTATCCGCGTCAACGCTCCTCCCACAGCTACAGGCTATGCCGATGCTGACCCGCAAGACCCTACAAAGGCCCACAACCGACTTAACAAACCTGTTCTCTCGGCGCAAACCATGTCACTTTTGGTCAATGCTTATTTCAATGAAGTGGCGCCGATATTACCCATCATCTCCCGAGCCGAATTTGCCTCAAAGTCAAATCCGAGCCCGCTAATGCTTTACTCAATCTGTGGGTTGGGCGCGACAAGAAGGCAGTTTCCAAAAGAGATTTTTACTGGGGTTAGGGGTGTGATCAATGGGATTCTGCGATCGAATGATATCTTGAGCGATGCGCGGATTGAGAATGTCCAGGCGTTGTTGTTGCTGGCGCAGGTAGGTGATTTACATGCTCAACCCTCGGCACCGACTGCCAGTGCATCGTTGATAAGAACTGGCGCTGCTATCAGAATG GCTCAAGACCTTGGTCTCCATCGAGAACTTTCACACCGTACGGAATCTACACAAGATCTCATGTTCATCGAACTCCGACGTCGAATCTGGTCAGCATGTGTCATCATGGATAGATGGTACGGTGCCGCACTCGGTATCCCTCTGACTGTCGATATTCTTGACTGCGATGTCCTTCTTCCCGCATCTTATGAGATTATTCCTGACGTTGAACCTTCCAAATGGCCTATAGAGCTCAGCTATCTGGGTCTCACGGAGCATCTCAAGTTGTCGATTTTGATGGGGCGGGTATTGAAGACGGTGTATAGTCCGACGGGGTTAAAGAATACGACGGATATGATTTTGGGACAGCTAGTATCGGATTTGAATCAGTGGTTTGAGAATATCCCAGAATCATTGAAGTTCAAGGGCAATTCAAGTTCATCAGTTGAGG GATTACTATTCATGGCCTTTGTTGCTGTCCAATTTCTCTTCTGGCGAGTCTTCATGCGTATGGACTACCAGTGCCCTCAACACCTCACTTTCACTTTAGACATCAGCAAATGGACCCAACTTGTCACTTGGTCTCGCCAAGCCCTCGAATGGCTGGACTCGAATGATTCTGTGTTGGACACTGTTTTCATCTACCCTTACGCCGCGACGAGCTGTTCGCTTATTCAGTATCACACGTGGGCGAGAAGAGGGGACATGGAGGCGTTGGATACTTTGAAGAAAGTGAAAGGGACGGCGATGAGATGGGAAGGGATTGCGCAGCCAG ATCAAATGAGTATCCGCCGAAAAACTTGCGAAACCATGACTCTTTTATACGAAGCTGCTCTTAAAACCAACCCCTCTGGCAATGACAAACCTCAGCCCTCCGGTAACCCCACTGCCGGCGTCCAGCTCCGCAAAGAGCCAGCCAGACTCATATTCGTTAAGGACCCATCAAGACCTGGCGGAGGTTTCTATGTCGCGGATAGCGAGAAGGAACGAGCTAGTTTCGGATTGGGATTGAAGAAGGGCGATATCGTGCTGGCGTCGGAGCTTTCTTCAAATGAAGCGAAAGCTTCTCAATCAACAGCTGCTCAACCATTTGAGTCTCCATCTTTACCGCAAGGCGCACAAATCATGCGTGCCCAAGCCCAAGCCCGCTCAGCCCAGCAGCCGTTTATGCAGACTCATACGGATGACCTTGGACATATAATCGGTGTGGATGGTGTCCTGCAAAACATGCAGAATGTCAATCCACAGCTTGGCTCGGGCGAGCTGGGGCAGGCGATGGACTTTGGATATCAG GTGACCCATGCAGCCGGAGATACGTCAAGCGTCCTCGACCCAAGTTTCTTGGATAGTCTGCCGCTAAGCACGTTCGATTGGGACAGTTGGTCGACGTACTTCGACAAGGTTTTGCCATCTGCGAGCAACAGTTTTGAGACTATGCAATAG
- a CDS encoding Nucleoside-diphosphate-sugar epimerase, putative (Similar to TIGR gene model, INSD accession AAW41370.1), with the protein MTAVNGFASGESNVVLITGAAGWLGGILAGELLSDPKTPNVHLILADIVEPKAPKGAKHVITRKADLTNKEEIEALFNTEFGVPDTVYCFHGIMSRGSEDNFDLGLKVNIDSIRMMLETARKSRPVSGEPIKFIFTSSLAVYGGPLPHVVDIHTIATPEGAYGMGKLSSELLVNEYTRRGLVDGRILRLPTIVVRPGVPSAATSAFISGIIREPLHGVEAICPVGNSLESKELELAAWVASPETTIKNFVIAKHIPAEKFLPHTRVAYLPGFTVTVREELEALEKVAGPEALKLIKFKDDPINRRIVGSWPARFDNSYPCSLGFVADEGGMVPVVQRFKEMVEAGLA; encoded by the exons ATGACTGCCGTTAACGGATTTGCTTCTGGCGAGAGCAACGTTGTTCTTATCACTGGTGCTGCAGGATGGCTCGGTGGTATC CTTGCCGGCGAGCTCCTCTCCGACCCCAAGACCCCCAACGTTCACCTTATTCTCGCTGACATTGTGGAGCCCAAGGCTCCAAAGGGCGCTAAACATGTCATCACCCGCAAGGCCGATCTTACCAATaaggaagagattgagGCTTTGTTCAACACCGAATTCGGTGTTCCCGACACTGTTTATTGCTTCCATGGTATCATGAGCCGAGGTTCTGAGGACAACTTTGACTTGGGTCTCAAG GTCAACATTGATTCCATCCGAATGATGCTGGAGACCGCCCGAAAGTCCAGACCCGTCTCTGGCGAACCCATCAAGTTTATCttcacctcttccctcgcCGTTTATGGTGGTCCGCTCCCTCACGTTGTCGACATCCACACCATTGCTACCCCCGAAGGCGCTTATGGCATGGGCAAACTTTCGTCCGAGCTTCTCGTCAACGAGTACACTCGACGAGGTTTGGTTGATGGCCGTATTCTTCGATTGCCTACTATTGTCGTGCGACCTGGTGTTCCTTCTGCCGCTACCTCGGCATTCATCTCTGGTATTATCCGAGAGCCCCTTCACGGTGTTGAGGCTATCTGCCCTGTCGGTAACTCTTTGGAGAGCAAGGAGCTCGAGTTGGCTGCTTGGGTTGCTTCTCCCGAAACTACCATTAAGAACTTCGTCATCGCTAAGCACATTCCTGCCGAAAAGTTCCTGCCCCACACCAGGGT TGCTTATCTCCCCGGTTTCACCGTCACCGTGAGGGAGGAGCTTGAGGCTCTCGAAAAAGTTGCCGGTCCCGAAGCTCTCAAACTCATCAAGTTTAAG GACGACCCTATCAACCGACGAATTGTCGGCTCATGGCCCGCCCGATTCGACAACAGCTACCCCTGCTCTCTTGGTTTTGTCGCTGATGAGGGCGGTATGGTTCCTGTTGTTCAGAGGTTCAAGGAGATGGTCGAGGCTGGTCTTGCATAA
- a CDS encoding D-hydroxyacid dehydrogenase, putative (Similar to TIGR gene model, INSD accession AAW41371.1): MKLSVFSAKSYDKSFLDSAREKHYASLCEITYHSFPLCLETVSLAQGSEAVCVFVNDDLNAEVLRSLYSVGTRAILLRCAGYNNIDLLVAEELGFFVANVQSYSPEAVAEFAVALIQTLNRKTHRAYNRVREGNFNLEGFLGHTLYGKTVGIIGVGRIGIALARIMKGFGCQLLAFDPFGSEEFKKLGDFVDLETLLKQSHVISLHCPLTEGTKHLINSQTLSRMRTGALLVNTSRGGLINTKAAIEALKTGHLGGLALDVYEEEGSLFYNDHSAEIIQDDILMRLMTFHNVLVCGHQAFFTKEALSEIASVTLSNLEDFAEKKECKNSLVRDGHLYVGKDKEPVRNL; this comes from the coding sequence ATGAAGCTCTCCGTTTTCAGTGCCAAATCCTACGACAAGAGCTTCCTTGACTCCGCCCGAGAAAAACATTACGCATCTCTGTGCGAAATCACCTATCACTCTTTCCCACTGTGCCTAGAAACCGTCTCTCTAGCGCAAGGAAGCGAAGCAGTTTGTGTCTTCGTCAACGACGACCTCAATGCCGAAGTACTACGCTCTCTCTATTCCGTCGGTACTCGCGCGATCCTCCTTCGCTGTGCCGGCTACAACAATATCGATCTCTTAGTGGCTGAGGAACTCGGTTTCTTCGTCGCTAACGTGCAATCTTACTCTCCAGAAGCTGTCGCTGAGTTTGCGGTAGCGTTAATCCAAACTTTGAACCGTAAAACGCATCGAGCATACAATCGCGTACGAGAGGGAAACTTTAACCTCGAAGGTTTCTTAGGCCATACGCTGTATGGCAAGACAGTGGGAATAATAGGTGTAGGAAGGATCGGGATCGCACTGGCTCGTATCATGAAAGGATTCGGATGTCAATTACTTGCCTTTGACCCTTTCGGTAGTGAAGAATTCAAGAAGCTCGGCGACTTTGTAGACCTCGAAACTCTCTTGAAGCAGAGCCATGTCATCAGTCTGCATTGTCCTTTAACTGAAGGTACAAAGCATCTCATAAACAGCCAAACCCTTTCTCGAATGAGGACAGGGGCCCTGCTCGTTAACACTTCCAGGGGAGGATTGATCAACACCAAAGCGGCCATTGAAGCTCTCAAAACGGGCCATCTTGGCGGCTTGGCCTTAGATGTGTacgaggaagaagggtcATTATTTTACAACGACCACTCGGCTGAAATCATCCAAGATGATATTTTGATGAGGCTGATGACTTTCCATAATGTCCTTGTCTGTGGTCATCAAGCGTTCTTCACCAAGGAGGCGTTGAGCGAGATTGCCTCGGTGACATTGAGTAATTTAGAAGACTTCGCGGAGAAAAAAGAGTGCAAGAATTCGTTGGTCCGGGATGGCCATCTGTATGTCGGGAAGGACAAGGAACCAGTTAGGAACCTATGA
- a CDS encoding Phosphatidylserine decarboxylase, putative (Similar to TIGR gene model, INSD accession AAW41372.1) codes for MANPEPVPAEYRIHRLTDWSPRDSRHHHRFINDTVEYVEKHPKPLHPVLKEFQDAVEKSTRLSMLFQLMFKQIPHNKEYLKDAAGNSQVRDFGHLLRLLNHIISTAPIWTKGAVNVGLVGVPVTALLDWPMGTTAGFCVFQDPTVNEHLKKILDVWGEFLSSPESAHALSDNETGWFGPVGLPALEKIANVGKTSYTFEQFYKCDPSAKYYGFKSWDDFFTRSFREEVRPVASPDDDSVVANACESKVYKVGRNIHARDQFWIKGQPYSVLDVLSFDDYAKRFVGGTIYQAFLSPLSYHRWHSPVSGTIKRAYVVQGTYYSEPPFVGIEANQNADPHGERNSQEYLSATATRAIIFIDNPRIGVVAFVGIGMTEVSTCEITVKEGQQVKKGDDIGTFHFGGSTHCLLFEKGVNLEGFPEPSDENVPIRSKLCVAK; via the exons ATGGCAAACCCCGAACCAGTACCCGCGGAATATCGCATTCACCGA TTGACTGACTGGAGCCCCCGGGATAGCCGACATCACCACAGATTCATCAATGACACCGTTGAATACGTAGAAAAGCACCCAAAGCCTCTTCACCCGGTACTCAAGGAGTTTCAAGATGCAGTGGAGAAGAGTACTCGGCTATCAATGCTTTTTCAATTAATGTTCAAACAG ATTCCCCATAACAAAGAGTACCTCAAAGACGCGGCGGGCAATAGTCAAGTGCGCGACTTTGGACATCTCCTCCGACTTCTCAACCACATTATCAGCACAGCTCCTATATGGACAAAAGGAGCTGTAAATGTAGGACTGGTGGGCGTACCCGTGACTGCTCTACTGGACTGGCCGATGGGCACGACTGCTGGGTTTTGCGTGTTCCAGGATCCTACAGTGAATGAGCAT ttgaagaagatccTCGACGTATGGGGTGAATTCTTGTCATCCCCCGAATCTGCCCACGCGCTCTCCGACAATGAAACGGGATGGTTCGGCCCTGTTGGGTTGCCTGCTCTCGAAAAGATTGCCAATGTCGGCAAGACTTCTTATACTTTTGAGCAATTCTATAAATGTGACCCGTCGGCTAAATATTACGGCTTCAAGTCCTGGGATGACTTTTTCACTCGCAGTTTCCGAGAAGAAGTCCGACCGGTAGCTTCTCCTGATGATGACAGTGTCGTGGCGAATGCCTGCGAGTCAAAGGTCTACAAGGTCGGCCGTAACATCCATGCTCGAGACCAGTTCTGGATCAAGGGTCAACCATACTCTGTACTTGATGTCCTGTCATTTGATGACTATGCTAAGCGTTTTGTTGGTGGCACCATCTACCAAGCGTTCCTGAGCCCCTTGTCGTATCACAGATGGCACTCTCCCGTCTCTGGGACTATCAAAAGAGCCTACGTTGTGCAAGGGACATACTATAGCGAGCCTCCTTTCGTAGGAATTGAGGCCAACCAGAACGCCGACCCTCATGGAGAGAGGAACAGTCAGGAGTACTTGTCTGCCACCGCCACTAGGGCTATCATCTTTATTGATAACCCCAGGATTGGAGTAGTAGCGTTTGTGGGTATTGGAATGACAGAAGTGTCGACCTGTGAGATTACTGTGAAGGAGGGGCAACAGGTGAAGAAAGGTGATGACATCGG AACATTCCATTTTGGTGGATCAACTCACTGTTTGTTGTTCGAAAAGGGTGTTAACTTGGAAGGCTTCCCCGAACCGTCAGACGAGAATGTCCCAATCAGGAGTAAACTGTGTGTAGCCAAGTAG
- a CDS encoding 2-hydroxyacid dehydrogenase, putative (Similar to TIGR gene model, INSD accession AAW41373.1), with product MALSNAPKVLFLDTIKLAKPQLSSFSKIANVIPNTSKTREEFLHDLGTKYKDVTGIYRHFKASESIKITGRFDEELVSKLPSSLKFIVHNGAGYDQIDISPCTTRNIQVSNVPSAVDNATADTAIFLLLGAIRNFSRALLHARQGTFNSQLPLSHDPEGKVLGILGMGGIGSALARRAKPFGLKLQYHNRRRLAEEKEKETGATYVESMEQLLATSDIVSLNLPLTAATRHLISDDAFSKMKPTSILINTARGPIVDEAALVRALESGKIAGCGLDVYENEPRITKELLDHPNALCLPHVGTVTVETQTEMEAVCLRNLEHGLKTGKLAFTVPEQVHLL from the exons ATGGCACTCAGCAATGCCCCCAAGGTTCTCTTCCTGGATACCATCAAGCTCGCAAAACCCCAATTATCATCGTTTAGCAAGATAGCCAACGTCATC CCAAACACAAGCAAAACTCGAGAAGAATTCCTTCATGATCTCGGTACAAAATACAAGGATGTCACTGGCATTTACAGGCACTTCAAAGCTTCCGAGTCTATTAAA ATAACCGGTCGATTTGATGAGGAGCTCGTGTCCAAACTTCCTTCGAGTCTCAAATTCATCGTCCATAACGGTGCTGGTTA CGATCAAA TCGACATCTCTCCCTGTACCACCCGCAACATCCAAGTCTCCAACGTTCCTTCGGCTGTCGACAACGCCACAGCGGACACTGCTattttcctcctcctcggTGCCATCCGCAACTTCTCCCGCGCCCTCTTGCATGCCCGTCAAGGTACATTCAACTCTCAACTCCCCCTCTCCCACGATCCCGAAGGGAAAGTACTTGGTATCCTCGGTATGGGGGGGATCGGTTCCGCTCTGGCTAGGAGGGCAAAGCCGTTCGGTTTAAAATTGCAATATCATAACCGAAGGCGATTGGCcgaagagaaggagaaggaaacAGGGGCGACGTATGTTGAGAGCATGGAACAGCTCCTCGCGACTTCCGATATCGTGTCGCTCAACCTTCCTCTCACCGCAGCTACCAGACACCTTATCTCCGATGACGCATTCTCCAAAATGAAACCTACATCTATCCTTATCAACACCGCCCGAGGTCCTATCGTCGATGAAGCCGCCCTTGTTCGGGCTCTTGAATCAGGTAAGATTGCGGGTTGTGGTCTGGACGTGTACGAGAACGAACCGCGGATTACAAAGGAGCTGTTGGATCACCCCAACGCACTTTGTTTGCCGCATGTTGGAACAGTGACAGTGGAGACGCAAACGGAGATGGAAGCGGTTTGTTTGAGAAATTTGGAACATGGATTAAAGACAGGTAAATTGGCGTTTACAGTTCCAGAGCAGGTGCATTTGTTGTAA